Proteins found in one Serinicoccus marinus DSM 15273 genomic segment:
- a CDS encoding tyrosine-type recombinase/integrase produces the protein MNTFQITSALVPVSTDNPGGAALRQAIAAHLARYTGQTRTHTESDLRAFMRWCAERHLDPLSVHRVHVELYVRWMQETRGYKPATISRRLSVVIGFYRTAVIDGVLPSSPADHVRRPHVPPESPTLGLSHLQFEAMLQAARVSSNINDFALVCMLGLLGLRIFEACGANIDDLREEHGHRVLKVRGKGGKVVLTPLPPAVQRAIERSVDSRVDGPVLRNRQGGRMDRHAATRRLHHLADDAGINLPRMHPHMLRHTFVTTMLDAGVDLRDVQIAARHADPRTTMRYDRARTNLDRHPNYILAAYMASGT, from the coding sequence ATGAACACCTTCCAGATCACCTCCGCGCTCGTTCCCGTCTCGACTGACAACCCGGGCGGTGCTGCGCTGCGCCAGGCGATAGCCGCGCACCTGGCCCGATACACCGGGCAGACGCGCACCCACACAGAGTCGGACCTGCGCGCCTTCATGAGGTGGTGCGCCGAACGTCACCTGGACCCGTTGAGCGTCCACCGGGTGCACGTCGAGCTCTACGTGCGGTGGATGCAGGAGACGCGCGGATACAAGCCGGCGACCATCTCGCGGCGGCTGTCCGTGGTGATCGGGTTCTACCGCACCGCAGTCATCGACGGTGTCCTACCTTCTTCGCCAGCCGACCACGTCCGGCGACCGCACGTGCCACCCGAATCACCCACTCTCGGCCTGTCCCATCTGCAGTTCGAAGCGATGCTCCAGGCAGCAAGGGTCAGCAGCAACATCAACGATTTCGCACTGGTCTGCATGCTCGGGCTGCTGGGACTTCGCATCTTCGAAGCGTGTGGCGCCAACATCGACGACCTGCGCGAGGAGCACGGGCACCGGGTGCTGAAGGTCCGCGGCAAGGGAGGCAAGGTCGTCCTGACGCCCCTGCCGCCAGCGGTGCAGCGCGCGATCGAACGCTCCGTCGACAGCCGTGTAGACGGTCCGGTCCTGCGTAACCGGCAGGGCGGTCGGATGGACCGTCACGCCGCGACCCGACGGCTGCATCACCTGGCCGACGACGCAGGCATCAACCTGCCGCGGATGCACCCGCACATGCTCCGGCACACCTTCGTCACCACCATGCTCGACGCCGGCGTGGACCTGCGAGACGTCCAGATCGCGGCCCGCCACGCCGACCCCCGCACCACCATGCGGTATGACCGGGCCCGCACGAACCTCGACCGACATCCCAACTACATCCTCGCCGCCTACATGGCCTCCGGCACCTGA
- a CDS encoding type II toxin-antitoxin system RelE/ParE family toxin: MEVVRSGTFDWWLTRLKDKRAAARVLVRIDRLAAGNPGDVKPVGQGVSEMRINYGPGYRVYYLSHGDQIVLLLTGGDKSTQEADIRKAHEVAAEWRKHRS, from the coding sequence GTGGAGGTCGTCCGATCGGGAACGTTCGATTGGTGGCTGACCAGGCTGAAGGACAAGCGCGCGGCCGCGCGCGTGCTGGTCAGGATCGACCGGCTGGCGGCAGGCAACCCGGGCGACGTCAAGCCCGTCGGGCAGGGCGTCAGCGAGATGAGGATCAACTACGGTCCCGGGTACCGCGTCTACTACCTGTCGCACGGCGACCAGATCGTGCTGCTACTGACCGGTGGTGACAAGTCCACGCAGGAAGCCGATATCCGCAAGGCCCACGAGGTCGCGGCCGAATGGAGGAAGCACCGATCATGA
- a CDS encoding addiction module antidote protein — MTNETFAPFDNADYLNTFEDVAAYLEAVMEVAEDDPKVIAAALGAIARSRNLSQIARQAGMSREGLYKALSADGNPSLATVVKVAHALGLRLHFEAIA, encoded by the coding sequence ATGACCAACGAAACCTTTGCGCCCTTCGACAACGCGGACTACCTCAACACGTTCGAGGACGTGGCCGCGTACCTGGAAGCGGTCATGGAGGTCGCCGAGGACGACCCAAAGGTGATCGCCGCAGCGCTGGGGGCCATCGCTCGGTCTCGCAACCTGAGCCAGATCGCACGACAGGCCGGGATGAGTCGCGAAGGCCTATACAAGGCACTCTCCGCAGACGGCAACCCATCATTGGCGACAGTCGTGAAAGTAGCCCATGCCCTTGGCCTCCGACTGCACTTCGAAGCCATCGCGTGA
- a CDS encoding AAA family ATPase, whose protein sequence is MLVLLFGPPAVGKMTVGRAVAANSSFRLFHNHMTIEPLLETFGYGTPPFNTLNTEFRRRVLEEAAAHDIDLIFSIVWALDSQDDLAEIASYVGIFESVAFVELRADLSTRLARNRTQERLLHKASKRDVDWSDDNVKQMETDWQMTSVDSHGVASELLARHPHLVLDTVGVSPEESAARIIQWVNATRETPIS, encoded by the coding sequence ATGCTTGTGCTGCTGTTCGGGCCCCCGGCTGTCGGAAAGATGACGGTGGGCCGCGCAGTCGCTGCAAACAGTTCGTTCCGCTTGTTCCACAACCACATGACGATCGAACCGCTCCTCGAGACCTTCGGCTACGGCACCCCACCCTTCAACACTCTCAATACCGAGTTTCGGCGCCGCGTGTTGGAGGAAGCCGCCGCGCATGACATCGATCTCATCTTCTCCATCGTGTGGGCGCTCGACTCCCAGGACGATCTAGCGGAGATCGCCTCCTACGTCGGTATCTTCGAGAGCGTCGCCTTCGTAGAGTTGCGGGCAGATCTGAGCACGCGGTTGGCGCGGAACCGCACGCAGGAGCGGCTCCTGCACAAGGCTTCGAAGAGAGATGTCGACTGGTCGGACGACAACGTGAAACAGATGGAGACCGACTGGCAGATGACCTCTGTCGATAGTCACGGCGTGGCCAGCGAGCTTCTCGCTCGGCACCCACACCTGGTTCTGGACACGGTTGGCGTATCACCGGAAGAGTCCGCCGCGAGGATCATCCAGTGGGTCAACGCCACACGCGAGACCCCCATCAGCTGA
- a CDS encoding SRPBCC domain-containing protein yields the protein MPLVGYTRDSKSISITWKLAPSVPNVWDHLTNARRLPEWLGQARSGGFCSGDTLVVDHGDGYLCTSVVDAVDDNRRLSMSWEFPDEAPSRLSVVVEAVTDEQDAKERCLLHLRHSELGDLTSSYLPGWITHLTYFEASLETTPLPPQAFWRLYETHNLLTADT from the coding sequence ATGCCGTTGGTGGGCTACACCCGAGACTCCAAATCCATCAGCATCACGTGGAAGTTGGCGCCCAGCGTCCCGAATGTCTGGGATCACTTGACCAATGCGCGCCGCCTGCCCGAGTGGCTCGGCCAGGCACGCTCGGGCGGGTTCTGCAGCGGAGACACACTCGTCGTCGACCACGGAGACGGCTACCTGTGCACGAGCGTGGTGGATGCCGTCGATGACAACCGCCGCCTGAGCATGTCGTGGGAGTTCCCGGACGAGGCACCATCGCGCCTCTCAGTGGTCGTGGAGGCGGTGACGGACGAGCAGGACGCAAAGGAGCGCTGCCTACTGCACCTGCGCCATTCCGAGCTCGGGGACCTGACAAGTTCCTACCTGCCTGGGTGGATCACTCACCTGACGTACTTCGAGGCCTCGCTCGAGACGACTCCGCTGCCCCCGCAGGCATTCTGGCGACTGTACGAGACGCACAACCTCCTCACCGCCGACACCTGA
- a CDS encoding DUF6602 domain-containing protein: MDAVDNLLSRSAGAAASAMAARLEHKLRNHQGERGEMHEEDLRSLLRDFLPRRFEVAPGEVITAEGNFSAQHDILIWDSMTTPVVNRSPGSVLLPYEGCLMVVEVTTTLSAKKLKTDAAKIHKLKDLQAKDPTPHVPTGFIFGYRSTTLDNLVKAIDQSEEVRDWGSRVDSIISMQRGVVTNFKVVPGEAARVSSRAAEGYSRKPLFPESSRLGEGFHLAQALLLIYGALRLHVLKRGSSPIPMVGWGLPA, translated from the coding sequence ATGGATGCCGTCGATAACCTGCTGTCGCGATCGGCAGGTGCTGCCGCCTCTGCCATGGCGGCTCGTTTGGAGCACAAGCTTCGAAATCACCAAGGCGAGCGGGGTGAGATGCACGAGGAGGACTTGCGCTCTCTCTTGCGAGACTTTCTCCCTCGAAGGTTCGAGGTGGCCCCCGGCGAAGTCATCACAGCAGAGGGGAACTTTTCTGCGCAGCACGACATTTTGATCTGGGACAGCATGACGACTCCGGTCGTGAACAGATCGCCCGGTTCGGTTCTACTCCCGTACGAGGGCTGCCTTATGGTGGTGGAAGTGACCACGACACTTTCAGCCAAGAAGTTAAAGACCGACGCCGCCAAGATTCACAAACTCAAAGACCTGCAGGCCAAGGATCCGACACCGCACGTGCCCACAGGCTTCATTTTCGGCTACAGGTCGACGACCCTAGATAATTTGGTGAAAGCAATCGATCAATCTGAGGAAGTCCGCGATTGGGGCAGTCGCGTAGATTCGATCATTTCCATGCAGCGAGGTGTTGTTACAAACTTCAAGGTTGTCCCGGGCGAAGCGGCTCGGGTGAGCAGTCGCGCCGCGGAAGGCTACAGCCGCAAGCCACTGTTTCCTGAGTCAAGTCGCCTCGGCGAGGGTTTTCACTTAGCGCAGGCACTCCTACTGATCTACGGCGCCTTGAGACTCCATGTGCTCAAACGGGGGTCAAGCCCGATTCCCATGGTGGGTTGGGGCCTACCTGCCTAA
- a CDS encoding DNA gyrase/topoisomerase IV subunit A: MARRKRPQSEDLFDVEEKILEVDAVEEMEGAFLEYAYSVIYSRALPDARDGLKPVQRRILYGMHELGLRPEKAHVKCSRVVGEVMGKYHPHGDTAIYDAMVRMAQPFTMRLPLVDGHGNFGSLDDGPAASRYTEARMAPAALLMTGSLDESTVDYVPNYDDQLYQPDVLPAAYPNLLVNGATGIAVGMATNMPPHNLVEVIGAARHLIANPDADLEALMRFVPGPDLPLGGRIVGLDGIREAYETGRGSFKTRATARIENVTPRKKGIVVTDLPYLVGPEKVIEKVKQLAQSKKLQGISDIIDLTDRTKGLHLVIEIKTGFNPEAVLEQLYKLTPMEESFGINNVALVEGQPRTLGLRDLLGVYVDFRTDVVRRRTEHRLGKKKDRLHIVEGRLLAILDIDEVIQLIRSSDDAAEAKTRLMQVFDLSERQADDILAIPLRQLTKFSRIELESERDELQREIEALEAILADPQLLLKVVSDELAAVAAEHGTPRRTVLLESDGTGASSSAAGPTTGGKASGMDLEVTDDPCWVLLSSTGLLARTASTDDDPLGTGGRRAKHDVITSSVRTTARGHVGLLTTAGRVVSLSVVELPSLPPSAEAPNLSGGAPLSAFVDLPPGEQVLGLCSLTGDGPGLALGTKHGVVKRVNPDYPANRDSFEVISLKDGDSVVGAVELATGEEELVFITSDAQLLRFSSSLVRSQGRSGGGIAGIKLGAGAVVVGFAAVDTSAENVVVTVAGTSGSLPGTQTGSVKVTDLWAYPTKGRATGGVRCHRLLRGEDALVLGWAGAAPPRAASGNGVAVELPETNDKRDGSGMPAAAPIAAVG; this comes from the coding sequence ATGGCCCGTCGCAAGCGCCCGCAGAGCGAGGACCTCTTCGACGTCGAGGAGAAGATCCTCGAGGTCGACGCTGTCGAGGAGATGGAGGGGGCGTTCCTGGAGTATGCCTACTCGGTCATCTACTCTCGTGCGCTGCCGGACGCGCGCGACGGGCTGAAGCCGGTGCAGCGGCGCATCCTCTACGGCATGCACGAGCTGGGGCTGCGCCCGGAGAAGGCGCACGTCAAGTGCTCGCGGGTCGTCGGTGAGGTGATGGGTAAGTACCACCCGCACGGCGACACCGCGATCTACGACGCGATGGTGCGGATGGCGCAGCCGTTCACGATGCGGCTGCCGCTGGTGGACGGGCACGGCAACTTCGGCTCGCTGGACGACGGCCCGGCGGCCAGCCGCTACACCGAGGCGCGGATGGCGCCGGCCGCGCTGCTCATGACCGGCAGCCTGGACGAGAGCACCGTCGACTACGTCCCCAACTACGACGACCAGCTCTACCAGCCCGACGTGCTGCCCGCGGCATACCCGAACCTGCTGGTCAACGGCGCGACCGGCATCGCGGTCGGGATGGCGACCAACATGCCGCCGCACAACCTCGTCGAGGTCATCGGTGCGGCGCGGCACCTCATCGCCAACCCGGATGCCGACCTGGAGGCGCTCATGCGCTTCGTCCCCGGCCCGGACCTGCCGCTGGGCGGGCGGATCGTGGGGCTGGACGGCATCCGTGAGGCCTACGAGACCGGGCGCGGGTCGTTCAAGACGCGCGCGACCGCGCGGATCGAGAACGTCACGCCGCGCAAGAAGGGCATCGTCGTCACCGACCTGCCCTACCTCGTCGGGCCGGAGAAGGTCATCGAGAAGGTCAAGCAGCTCGCGCAGAGCAAGAAGCTGCAGGGGATCTCGGACATCATCGACCTCACCGACCGGACCAAGGGGCTGCACCTGGTCATCGAGATCAAGACCGGCTTCAACCCCGAGGCGGTGCTGGAGCAGCTCTACAAGCTCACCCCCATGGAGGAGTCCTTCGGGATCAACAACGTCGCGCTGGTCGAGGGGCAGCCGCGCACGCTCGGGCTGCGCGACCTGCTGGGCGTGTATGTCGACTTCCGCACCGACGTGGTGCGGCGCCGGACCGAGCACCGGCTGGGGAAGAAGAAGGACCGGCTGCACATCGTAGAGGGCCGGCTGCTCGCGATCCTCGACATCGACGAGGTCATCCAGCTCATCCGGTCCAGCGACGACGCCGCCGAGGCGAAGACCCGGCTGATGCAGGTCTTCGACCTCTCCGAGCGGCAGGCCGACGACATCCTCGCGATCCCGCTGCGGCAGCTGACGAAGTTCTCCCGGATCGAGCTGGAGAGCGAGCGGGACGAGCTGCAGCGCGAGATCGAGGCGCTGGAGGCGATCCTCGCCGACCCGCAGCTGCTGCTCAAGGTGGTCTCGGACGAGCTGGCCGCGGTCGCGGCCGAGCACGGTACCCCGCGGCGGACCGTGCTGCTGGAGAGCGACGGGACGGGCGCGTCCTCCTCTGCTGCCGGCCCGACGACGGGTGGCAAGGCGTCGGGGATGGACCTGGAGGTCACGGACGACCCGTGCTGGGTGCTGCTCTCCTCCACCGGGCTGCTGGCCCGCACCGCGAGCACCGACGACGATCCGCTCGGCACCGGCGGCCGGCGGGCGAAGCACGACGTCATCACCTCGAGCGTGCGGACGACCGCCCGCGGGCACGTCGGGCTGCTCACCACCGCGGGGCGGGTCGTGAGCCTGTCGGTCGTGGAGCTGCCCTCGCTGCCGCCCTCGGCGGAGGCGCCCAACCTGTCCGGCGGCGCTCCGCTGTCGGCCTTCGTCGACCTGCCCCCGGGTGAGCAAGTGCTCGGGCTGTGCTCGCTGACCGGTGACGGTCCGGGTCTGGCGCTCGGGACGAAGCACGGCGTGGTCAAGCGGGTCAACCCGGACTACCCCGCCAACCGCGACTCCTTCGAGGTCATCTCGCTCAAGGACGGCGACAGCGTCGTCGGCGCGGTCGAGCTGGCCACGGGCGAGGAGGAGCTGGTCTTCATCACCTCGGATGCGCAGCTGCTGCGCTTCTCCTCGTCGCTGGTGCGGTCGCAGGGGCGCTCCGGCGGTGGCATCGCGGGCATCAAGCTCGGTGCGGGCGCCGTTGTCGTGGGCTTCGCCGCCGTCGACACCTCGGCGGAGAACGTCGTCGTGACCGTCGCTGGCACCTCCGGCTCGCTGCCCGGCACCCAGACGGGCTCGGTGAAGGTCACCGACCTGTGGGCATACCCCACGAAGGGGCGCGCGACCGGCGGCGTCCGCTGCCACCGTCTGCTGCGCGGCGAGGACGCCCTGGTCCTCGGCTGGGCCGGCGCCGCTCCCCCGCGCGCCGCCTCCGGCAACGGTGTCGCCGTCGAGCTGCCCGAGACCAACGACAAGCGCGACGGCTCAGGTATGCCCGCAGCCGCCCCGATCGCTGCTGTCGGCTGA
- a CDS encoding cell wall-binding repeat-containing protein encodes MVRQLQGYAVTERVSGANRYSTALAVSRRVFGPSRPGVVIATGSAFPDALAAVPATATTRGPILLARADGLPGGVGGDLDRLTPRTAYLLGGSGALSIDVARQVQRERGICWAGPTYSARESQKVLSVVGGTDSRKMAFTLDMGGRLTGAQGLVDYLVQDQVCTTFFSTSQMANTSEGRAVMAKIRAHPELFEVGNHTVHHCDLVRGGGGSPSGEPCRRRMTDAVVRAEIAGATPVLRDLTGMPVTPMWRPPYGAQDARVRGIAASEGFPVTAMWARDTIDWSPDTSAAEIVARTTNPLPASGSIVLAHIGGYRTAEALPQIVRTMRSHGYTMTTISDMRDG; translated from the coding sequence GTGGTCCGCCAGCTCCAGGGATATGCCGTGACCGAGCGGGTCAGCGGGGCGAACCGCTACTCCACCGCACTGGCGGTCTCCCGCCGGGTCTTCGGCCCCAGCCGCCCGGGCGTCGTCATCGCCACCGGGTCCGCCTTCCCGGACGCCCTCGCTGCCGTGCCGGCGACGGCCACCACCCGCGGCCCCATCCTGCTCGCCCGCGCCGACGGCCTCCCCGGCGGCGTCGGGGGTGACCTGGACCGGCTCACTCCGCGGACGGCATACCTGCTGGGCGGGAGCGGTGCGCTGTCCATCGACGTCGCCCGCCAGGTCCAGCGCGAGCGCGGCATCTGCTGGGCCGGTCCGACCTACTCGGCGCGGGAGAGCCAGAAGGTCCTCTCCGTCGTGGGCGGCACCGACAGCCGGAAGATGGCCTTCACCCTCGACATGGGCGGACGGCTCACCGGTGCCCAGGGCCTCGTCGACTACCTCGTCCAGGACCAGGTGTGCACGACGTTCTTCTCCACGAGCCAGATGGCCAACACCAGCGAGGGCCGGGCGGTCATGGCGAAGATCAGGGCTCACCCGGAACTCTTCGAGGTGGGCAACCACACCGTCCACCACTGCGACCTCGTGCGCGGCGGGGGCGGCTCCCCCAGCGGCGAGCCGTGCCGACGCCGGATGACCGACGCGGTGGTCCGCGCCGAGATCGCCGGCGCCACCCCGGTGCTGCGCGACCTCACGGGTATGCCGGTCACCCCGATGTGGCGGCCGCCCTACGGCGCGCAGGACGCACGGGTCCGCGGCATCGCCGCGAGCGAGGGCTTCCCGGTCACCGCGATGTGGGCCAGGGACACGATCGACTGGAGCCCGGACACCTCCGCCGCCGAGATCGTGGCGCGGACGACGAACCCGCTGCCCGCCAGCGGCAGCATCGTCCTGGCGCACATCGGCGGCTACCGGACCGCCGAGGCGCTGCCCCAGATCGTGCGCACGATGCGCAGCCACGGTTACACAATGACGACGATCTCCGACATGCGCGACGGCTGA
- a CDS encoding metal-dependent hydrolase family protein has protein sequence MTSTLFSGGTVVDGTLGEPAVADVLVRDGRIVDVGPSLGVDADVVVDCSGRTVTPGLFDCHVHVMFEQPSMVQVLQTPFSLPFFEAADRLRRTLATGVTWVRDAGGADLGVAEAVRRGLTPGPRLQIAVNMISQTGGHGDDWQACGAHVGLIQEHPGCPSAVVDGPVEMRKKVRELIRAGADVLKVATSGGVLSPRSNPLHGHLRDDELDALVTEATAAGLHVMAHAQATDGIKAAVRAGIRSIEHGIYLDDEAIEMMLDRGTWLVPTLLAPRAVLAQADAGIPLPDAVVAKARMVSEAHDDSVRRAIAAGVKVAMGTDSGVGAHGTNLDELAIMRDLGMSELEAWHATTQVAAELLGVEQDHGTLEPGKVADVVVLDGSYDDLAGLGQRVRSVWLAGEPVAGPDVLGGSTGAGALSGAEQG, from the coding sequence ATGACCAGCACCCTCTTCAGCGGCGGCACCGTGGTCGACGGCACCCTCGGCGAGCCGGCGGTCGCCGACGTCCTGGTGCGGGACGGTCGGATCGTCGACGTCGGCCCCTCGCTCGGTGTTGACGCGGACGTCGTCGTCGACTGCTCCGGGCGGACCGTGACGCCGGGGCTGTTCGACTGCCACGTGCACGTGATGTTCGAGCAGCCGAGCATGGTCCAGGTGCTGCAGACGCCGTTCAGCCTGCCGTTCTTCGAGGCGGCGGACCGGCTGCGCCGGACCCTGGCCACCGGCGTGACCTGGGTGCGGGACGCCGGCGGGGCCGACCTCGGCGTCGCGGAGGCGGTGCGCCGCGGGCTGACGCCGGGGCCGCGCCTGCAGATCGCGGTCAACATGATCAGCCAGACCGGTGGTCACGGCGACGACTGGCAGGCCTGCGGCGCCCACGTCGGGCTCATCCAGGAGCACCCCGGCTGCCCGTCAGCCGTCGTCGACGGCCCGGTGGAGATGCGCAAGAAGGTGCGTGAGCTCATCCGCGCCGGCGCCGACGTGCTCAAGGTCGCGACCAGCGGCGGCGTGCTCTCGCCGCGCAGCAACCCGCTGCACGGCCACCTGCGCGACGACGAGCTGGACGCCCTGGTCACCGAGGCCACCGCGGCGGGCCTGCACGTCATGGCGCACGCGCAGGCCACCGACGGCATCAAGGCCGCGGTCCGCGCCGGCATCCGCTCCATCGAGCACGGCATCTACCTCGACGACGAGGCGATCGAGATGATGCTCGACCGTGGCACCTGGCTGGTGCCGACGCTGCTCGCGCCCCGGGCTGTGCTCGCGCAGGCGGATGCAGGCATACCCCTCCCGGACGCGGTCGTCGCCAAGGCGCGCATGGTGTCCGAGGCGCACGACGACTCGGTCCGGCGCGCGATCGCCGCGGGCGTCAAGGTCGCGATGGGCACCGACTCCGGGGTCGGCGCCCACGGCACCAACCTCGACGAGCTCGCGATCATGCGCGACCTTGGCATGAGCGAGCTCGAGGCCTGGCACGCCACGACACAGGTCGCCGCCGAGCTGCTCGGGGTGGAGCAGGACCACGGCACGCTGGAGCCGGGCAAGGTGGCCGACGTGGTCGTGCTCGACGGGAGCTACGACGACCTGGCCGGGCTCGGCCAGCGCGTGCGCTCGGTGTGGCTGGCGGGGGAGCCGGTGGCGGGGCCGGATGTGCTGGGCGGCTCGACCGGCGCGGGCGCGCTGTCCGGGGCGGAGCAGGGGTGA
- a CDS encoding ornithine cyclodeaminase family protein, which translates to MTLVLDAAAVRESLDPAALVAALREVFAGGGVVAPERSHVPLDDEHEATLLLMPAWRSGDLLGVKVATHHSRNGERGLPAIHGTYLLLDHATGVPQAILDGTELTRWRTAAASALAADHLAPDEVGEHLVVGAGNVAAAVPACYAAVRRVGHTSVWARDRARAARLVEELREQGYAADVADDLRAAVRRADVVTTATSATSPVVLGEDVSPGTHVDLIGSFSPQMVEADEALMTRARIVVDVPEARQTAGELVGPLGRGALDEEDVRLTLADLVSGRETGRETAEQVTAFVSVGTAAEDLAAAALVLRSR; encoded by the coding sequence GTGACGCTCGTCCTCGACGCCGCAGCCGTCCGGGAGTCGCTCGATCCGGCGGCGCTGGTGGCGGCGCTGCGTGAGGTCTTCGCTGGCGGAGGCGTCGTCGCGCCGGAGCGCAGCCACGTGCCGCTGGACGACGAGCACGAGGCGACCCTGCTGCTCATGCCGGCCTGGCGCAGCGGCGACCTGCTCGGGGTGAAGGTCGCCACCCACCATTCCCGCAACGGCGAGCGCGGGCTGCCCGCGATCCACGGCACCTATCTGCTGCTCGACCACGCCACCGGGGTGCCGCAGGCGATCCTGGACGGGACCGAGCTGACCCGGTGGCGGACGGCCGCCGCGAGCGCGCTCGCCGCCGACCACCTCGCCCCCGACGAGGTCGGGGAGCACCTGGTCGTGGGCGCCGGCAACGTGGCCGCCGCCGTCCCGGCGTGCTACGCCGCGGTCCGCCGGGTCGGGCACACCAGCGTCTGGGCACGGGACCGTGCACGCGCGGCGCGGCTGGTCGAGGAGCTGCGCGAGCAGGGGTATGCCGCGGACGTCGCCGACGACCTGCGCGCCGCGGTGCGCCGCGCCGACGTCGTGACCACCGCCACCTCGGCTACGAGTCCGGTCGTCCTGGGGGAGGACGTGTCGCCCGGGACGCACGTCGACCTCATCGGGTCGTTCAGCCCGCAGATGGTCGAGGCGGACGAAGCACTCATGACGCGGGCGCGGATCGTCGTCGACGTGCCCGAGGCGCGGCAGACCGCGGGGGAGCTGGTCGGACCGCTGGGCCGCGGTGCCCTCGACGAGGAGGATGTGCGGCTCACCCTGGCCGACCTCGTGAGCGGGCGAGAGACGGGGCGCGAGACCGCCGAGCAGGTGACCGCCTTCGTGTCGGTCGGCACGGCCGCCGAGGATCTCGCCGCTGCGGCGCTGGTGCTGCGCTCGCGGTAG
- a CDS encoding ABC transporter permease produces the protein MMLSGLAVGWRFTDGWVSFLGGVLILLFFSYAFSWVMTLLGIIVPTPEVINNASFMILFPLTFISNAFVQTDDLPRALEIFANWNPISALVQAARELFGNTGSAPTPDTWPMQNSVITVLAGSILLMAIFIPLSVNRFRQASSR, from the coding sequence ATGATGCTCAGCGGCCTCGCCGTGGGCTGGCGGTTCACCGACGGGTGGGTGTCGTTCCTCGGCGGGGTGCTGATCCTGCTGTTCTTCAGCTATGCCTTCAGCTGGGTGATGACGTTGCTGGGGATCATCGTGCCCACCCCGGAGGTGATCAACAACGCCTCGTTCATGATCCTCTTCCCGCTGACTTTCATCTCCAACGCCTTCGTCCAGACGGACGATCTGCCGCGGGCGCTGGAGATCTTCGCCAACTGGAACCCGATCTCGGCGCTGGTCCAGGCCGCGCGCGAGCTCTTCGGCAACACCGGGTCGGCCCCGACCCCGGACACCTGGCCCATGCAGAACTCGGTCATCACGGTGCTCGCAGGCTCGATCCTGCTCATGGCGATCTTCATCCCGCTCTCGGTCAACCGCTTCCGGCAGGCGTCCTCACGCTGA
- a CDS encoding ABC transporter permease produces MSTQTAPAPTDRAAPRSGLATWASDVRTVTWRNLIKFRRNPEMLLFAVLQPIMFVLLFSQVYGGSIQIEGGDYTNYLMAGIFGQTVLFGSTFSGFQMAQDLKEGMIDRFRTLPMHDSAVLFGRTNADLALTPSRWSS; encoded by the coding sequence ATGAGCACCCAGACCGCACCCGCCCCGACCGACCGCGCGGCTCCCCGCTCCGGCCTGGCGACCTGGGCCTCCGACGTACGCACGGTCACGTGGCGCAACCTCATCAAGTTCCGCCGCAACCCGGAGATGCTGCTCTTCGCGGTGCTCCAGCCGATCATGTTCGTCCTGCTGTTCAGCCAGGTCTACGGCGGATCGATCCAGATCGAGGGTGGCGACTACACCAACTACCTCATGGCCGGGATCTTCGGCCAGACGGTGCTGTTCGGCTCGACCTTCTCCGGCTTCCAGATGGCGCAAGACCTCAAGGAGGGGATGATCGACCGCTTCCGGACGCTGCCGATGCACGACTCGGCGGTGCTCTTCGGCCGGACCAACGCCGACCTGGCGCTGACTCCGTCTCGATGGTCATCATGA